In Chamaesiphon minutus PCC 6605, a genomic segment contains:
- a CDS encoding multicopper oxidase family protein, translating into MNKNELPPTGSHQYPLTRRSFIRGGGIASGLILSSGIHSLLSSCSSPSSTTKLPENNTVARTPNPKFTPDLEINLKAAPKTVQILAGQPTQVWSYAAELVKGDPNSLQAVPDSYLGPIIRVRQGQRVRVNFQNNLPQGQSSIVHWHGLILPEDMDGHPRFAIQPGQTYVYEFEVVNRAGMNWFHPHPDMLTGQQAYAGLAGLFIVTDPEEAALKLPAGAYEVPIVLQDRTLDASNQLLYLGSKIGTPRNDGMEGMGGMGSMSQGNSNQSGGSMGNMSSMMGFLGEKIFINGKPDFTLAAATRVYRLRILNGSNARIYKLAWSNGDPLTLIGTDGSLLSQPVTRKYVMLAPGERLDVWADFSKLKVGTQLALNSLAFSGAENVGGNSMGGMSSGNAPELGAAMTLFNVKIARTETETLQLPNKLAALPLLRPEDATNAAQPRPVELSLQGMKWVMNGQPFEMTTATPQETVKLNSIEQWEIINKLNPGAMMDAKGMAHPIHLHGVQFQVISRQVLPELAAGWQTVKDGYVDEGFKDTVMVMPGERVKLLMKFDKYSGLFTYHCHNLEHEDAGMMRNYRVNA; encoded by the coding sequence ATGAATAAGAACGAGCTGCCCCCTACAGGCAGTCATCAATACCCCCTCACTCGTCGCAGTTTCATTCGAGGGGGTGGCATTGCCAGCGGACTGATCCTTAGCAGTGGCATTCACAGTCTACTATCGAGTTGTTCGTCTCCATCTTCTACCACGAAACTACCTGAGAATAATACTGTAGCCCGCACTCCGAATCCGAAATTTACTCCCGATCTAGAAATTAACCTCAAGGCTGCACCGAAAACGGTGCAAATCCTCGCTGGACAACCAACCCAAGTTTGGTCTTATGCAGCAGAGCTAGTCAAAGGCGACCCAAACAGCTTACAAGCTGTTCCCGATAGTTATTTAGGCCCGATTATTCGCGTTCGGCAAGGTCAGCGCGTCCGAGTCAACTTCCAAAATAACCTACCCCAAGGGCAAAGTAGTATCGTGCATTGGCATGGCTTAATTTTGCCAGAAGACATGGACGGACATCCTCGTTTTGCAATTCAACCTGGACAAACCTATGTATATGAGTTTGAGGTTGTTAATCGGGCGGGGATGAACTGGTTTCATCCGCATCCAGATATGCTGACAGGGCAACAAGCTTATGCTGGCTTAGCGGGGCTGTTTATCGTCACAGATCCAGAAGAAGCCGCTCTCAAACTACCAGCAGGTGCTTATGAAGTGCCGATCGTCCTGCAAGATCGTACCTTAGATGCCAGTAACCAACTCCTTTATTTGGGCAGCAAAATCGGTACACCTCGTAACGATGGCATGGAGGGAATGGGCGGCATGGGTAGCATGTCACAGGGCAACTCAAATCAGTCTGGTGGCAGCATGGGTAACATGAGCAGCATGATGGGCTTTTTAGGTGAAAAGATTTTTATCAATGGCAAGCCCGACTTTACCCTGGCTGCGGCAACGCGAGTCTACCGCCTCCGCATCCTCAATGGTTCTAACGCCCGCATCTACAAGCTGGCATGGAGTAATGGCGATCCCTTGACCCTTATCGGCACTGATGGGAGCTTGCTGAGTCAACCTGTCACTCGCAAGTATGTGATGCTGGCTCCAGGCGAGCGGCTCGATGTTTGGGCAGACTTTAGCAAGCTGAAAGTTGGAACGCAATTAGCTCTCAATAGTCTGGCTTTCTCTGGAGCCGAGAATGTCGGTGGGAATAGTATGGGCGGGATGAGTTCTGGTAATGCCCCAGAACTTGGTGCGGCGATGACCCTATTTAACGTCAAGATCGCGCGGACGGAAACAGAAACTTTGCAGCTTCCCAACAAACTAGCCGCTCTACCCTTATTGCGTCCAGAAGATGCTACTAATGCTGCCCAACCTCGCCCCGTTGAGCTTTCGCTCCAAGGGATGAAATGGGTGATGAACGGGCAACCCTTTGAAATGACTACCGCCACACCGCAGGAAACTGTCAAGTTAAATTCGATCGAGCAGTGGGAGATTATCAACAAACTCAATCCTGGCGCGATGATGGATGCCAAGGGGATGGCGCATCCCATTCATCTACACGGCGTGCAGTTTCAAGTCATCAGTCGCCAAGTTTTGCCAGAACTTGCCGCCGGATGGCAAACAGTTAAGGATGGCTATGTGGATGAAGGCTTCAAGGACACTGTAATGGTGATGCCAGGTGAGCGAGTCAAATTGCTAATGAAATTTGATAAATACAGCGGCTTATTTACCTACCATTGCCATAACTTAGAACATGAAGATGCTGGGATGATGCGGAATTATCGAGTCAATGCCTGA
- a CDS encoding DUF1269 domain-containing protein produces the protein MSDLIVVGFKDEFKADEVLIELKRLELEYLIDLEDAAVVVRNQQGKVKIKQAQELVADGAVSGGYWGLLLGIIFFHPILAVLGAAAGAISGALTDVGIDDNFIHDIGSTIEPGTSAIFVLVRKATPDKVLAALSKFDGKVLRTSLSREDEAKLQAALIKHELVVL, from the coding sequence ATGAGCGATCTAATTGTTGTCGGCTTCAAAGATGAGTTCAAAGCAGACGAGGTTTTAATCGAGCTGAAGAGACTCGAACTAGAGTATTTAATCGACTTGGAAGATGCGGCTGTTGTGGTCAGAAATCAACAAGGTAAAGTTAAAATCAAGCAAGCTCAAGAACTTGTAGCTGATGGTGCCGTAAGTGGAGGCTATTGGGGATTGCTGCTGGGCATCATTTTCTTCCATCCAATCTTGGCTGTCTTAGGTGCAGCCGCTGGAGCAATTTCAGGAGCATTAACCGATGTCGGGATTGATGACAATTTTATTCACGATATTGGTAGCACGATTGAGCCTGGAACTTCCGCCATCTTTGTGTTGGTGAGAAAAGCAACACCCGATAAAGTTTTAGCAGCTTTAAGTAAGTTTGATGGCAAAGTTTTACGGACTTCATTATCAAGAGAGGATGAAGCAAAATTACAAGCTGCTCTAATAAAGCATGAATTAGTGGTACTTTAA
- a CDS encoding heavy metal translocating P-type ATPase, giving the protein MEDLNLKLKGMSCASCANSIEKAILNVPGVVEGNVNFSIDRASVRYDPKQTNINIITKAVVDIGYEAQIIPADLSSEDDLGNSQQQLEERNLQRRVLVGAILSVLLVIGSLSHFNLTLPSFLVKLENPWVQLVLASPVQFWVGREFQISAWKAFRHRTADMNTLIALGTSIAFFYSLWVTIDPRYFTTQGLSAEVYYEATAMIITLTLLGRWLENRAKGATSSAIQALMGLQAKTARVVRDGRELDIPIAEVALTDIVVVRPGEKIPVDGEVVSGYSTVDESMLTGESFPVTKQVGDEVVGATLNKMGSFQFRATKIGKDTALAQIVKLVQQAQNSKAPIQKLADNITSWFVPVILAIAVTTFVVWFLTIGNFTLSIVTMVGVLIIACPCALGLATPTSVTVGIGKGAENGILIKAAESLELARQIQTIVLDKTGTITQGKPVVTDTSSMLDLVPTSANILAPLALWRSIGALESNSEHPLAEALLQYAREQNKDLQLPTVGRFEAIAGSGVKGIVEQQQVLIGTQRWFDEMNINSAVFQTQKDGWEDAGKTVVFAAVNGHLQAAIAVADTVKPNSAKAIQTLQKMGIEVVMLTGDNQRTAKAIADRVGITRILAEVRPDQKAQTIRTLQVKEKKVVAMVGDGINDAPALAQADVGMAIGTGTDVAIAASDITLISGDLQGIVTAIRLSRATMQNIQQNLFWALGYNVLGIPIAAGILFPITGWLLNPAIAGAAMAFSSISVVLNALRLKGVKI; this is encoded by the coding sequence ATGGAAGATCTAAATCTAAAACTCAAGGGGATGAGTTGTGCCTCCTGTGCCAACAGTATCGAGAAAGCAATCCTGAATGTGCCAGGGGTAGTAGAAGGTAACGTCAATTTTAGTATCGATCGAGCCAGCGTTCGCTACGATCCCAAGCAGACTAATATTAACATCATCACTAAAGCAGTTGTTGATATTGGGTATGAGGCGCAAATTATCCCCGCAGATCTCAGCAGTGAAGACGACCTCGGAAATAGTCAACAACAACTAGAAGAGCGAAATCTTCAGCGCAGAGTTCTAGTCGGGGCAATTCTCAGTGTACTGCTGGTCATCGGCAGTTTGAGCCATTTTAATCTCACACTTCCATCCTTCTTAGTTAAACTGGAAAATCCCTGGGTACAGCTAGTACTAGCATCACCCGTACAGTTTTGGGTAGGTAGGGAATTCCAAATATCGGCATGGAAGGCATTTCGCCACCGTACCGCTGATATGAATACCCTGATTGCGCTCGGCACGAGTATCGCCTTTTTCTATTCACTCTGGGTAACGATCGATCCTCGTTACTTCACAACACAAGGATTATCCGCAGAAGTCTACTATGAAGCGACGGCGATGATTATCACCTTGACGCTGTTGGGAAGATGGTTGGAAAATCGTGCCAAAGGAGCCACGTCGTCAGCGATTCAGGCATTGATGGGGTTACAGGCAAAAACTGCACGGGTGGTGCGGGATGGTAGAGAACTTGACATTCCGATCGCGGAAGTTGCTCTTACAGATATTGTCGTAGTACGTCCTGGTGAGAAAATTCCTGTCGATGGTGAAGTTGTATCGGGATATTCCACTGTGGATGAGTCGATGCTCACTGGCGAAAGTTTTCCAGTAACTAAACAAGTCGGCGATGAAGTTGTCGGTGCAACTCTCAATAAAATGGGTAGCTTTCAGTTTCGGGCGACTAAAATCGGCAAAGATACCGCCCTAGCTCAGATTGTCAAATTAGTCCAACAAGCGCAAAATTCTAAAGCCCCAATCCAAAAACTAGCCGATAACATTACTAGCTGGTTCGTTCCGGTAATTCTGGCGATCGCTGTGACAACTTTCGTAGTCTGGTTTCTAACGATCGGCAATTTTACTCTATCGATCGTCACAATGGTCGGTGTATTAATTATCGCTTGTCCCTGCGCTTTGGGTTTAGCAACGCCCACCTCAGTTACCGTCGGTATTGGCAAGGGAGCAGAAAATGGCATTCTGATTAAAGCTGCCGAAAGTCTCGAACTCGCTCGTCAAATCCAGACGATCGTGTTGGATAAAACGGGTACCATTACTCAGGGTAAGCCTGTTGTCACCGATACTTCTTCCATGCTAGATCTCGTTCCTACTAGTGCGAATATTCTAGCTCCACTGGCTTTATGGCGATCGATCGGTGCTTTAGAAAGTAACTCCGAACATCCCCTGGCTGAAGCCTTACTTCAATACGCCCGCGAGCAAAATAAAGACTTACAATTACCAACTGTCGGTCGATTTGAAGCGATTGCGGGAAGTGGTGTCAAAGGTATTGTCGAACAGCAACAAGTTCTGATTGGTACCCAACGCTGGTTCGATGAAATGAACATCAATTCAGCCGTATTCCAAACACAGAAAGACGGGTGGGAGGATGCCGGAAAAACTGTGGTATTCGCTGCTGTTAATGGTCATTTACAAGCCGCGATCGCTGTTGCTGATACTGTTAAACCCAACTCTGCTAAGGCGATTCAAACCCTACAAAAAATGGGGATCGAGGTCGTGATGTTAACTGGTGATAATCAACGCACCGCCAAAGCAATCGCCGATCGAGTCGGGATTACCAGAATCTTAGCCGAAGTTCGCCCCGACCAAAAAGCCCAGACGATTCGGACTTTGCAAGTAAAAGAGAAAAAGGTTGTGGCAATGGTTGGAGATGGTATTAATGATGCCCCCGCACTCGCTCAGGCTGATGTTGGGATGGCGATCGGCACGGGTACGGATGTCGCGATCGCGGCAAGTGACATCACGCTGATTTCGGGGGACTTACAGGGGATTGTGACGGCAATTCGGCTCAGTCGCGCCACGATGCAAAATATCCAGCAGAATCTATTCTGGGCACTAGGCTATAACGTACTAGGCATCCCGATCGCGGCGGGGATTCTGTTCCCGATTACGGGCTGGTTGCTCAATCCAGCGATCGCGGGTGCGGCGATGGCATTTAGCTCGATTTCAGTCGTCCTCAATGCTTTGAGATTAAAAGGAGTAAAAATATGA
- a CDS encoding cupredoxin domain-containing protein yields the protein MKLAAISIGAMLSILQMSGSANAQMGGGSPMQMQPSTSDRTFRQIEQPLPIKVGVVLGGLTLIGAELWWFLGRKQQKQQAIQTNGVQEVLVTVDGGYRPDRVVVNNGEPVRLSFHRLDSNSCLDEVLIPDFGISTRLPVGQTTTVEFTPKQVGEYAFTCGMRMFRGVIEVTAT from the coding sequence ATGAAACTGGCAGCAATCTCGATTGGGGCAATGCTCTCGATACTTCAAATGAGCGGCTCCGCCAACGCTCAAATGGGTGGAGGATCGCCAATGCAAATGCAACCCTCAACTTCAGACCGCACGTTTCGTCAGATCGAGCAGCCTTTACCCATCAAAGTTGGCGTGGTACTTGGCGGACTAACTCTGATTGGTGCCGAACTCTGGTGGTTTCTGGGACGCAAACAACAAAAACAACAAGCAATCCAAACTAATGGGGTGCAAGAAGTATTAGTAACAGTTGATGGGGGCTATCGTCCCGATCGAGTTGTTGTTAACAACGGTGAACCCGTGCGGTTGTCGTTTCATCGGTTAGACAGTAATTCTTGTCTGGATGAAGTATTAATTCCCGATTTTGGAATTAGCACCCGCTTACCTGTCGGGCAGACAACAACTGTTGAATTTACTCCAAAGCAGGTAGGTGAATATGCTTTTACTTGTGGGATGAGAATGTTTCGTGGCGTTATTGAAGTCACCGCAACATAA
- a CDS encoding AAA family ATPase has protein sequence MSISQQRLHKLEIKKLKNVKDVCISFESRNITGILGPNGYGKSTILHALACCFQPPTEGQEDYKFSNFFLPSPDALWEGSELKLVHTYRQSSHLHENVEQIYGKSSDRWKPIYKRRPTRNVHYFGVDSCVPLIEAEKRNVKINYSTKNISEDIVTTILEKASYCLNRQYTAYNIHDPGKGRKFIGVEANGIRYSALSMSAGEQKIFLLLERVFRAAKNSLILIDELDLLLHDSAMKNLIKVVSERALSYNLQVIFTTHRESIIELSDLINIRHIFGTSEKTLCFDDTKPDAINRLTGTQPRLLEVFVEDDLAVTIIKKVAGQLGISRHVSVQRFGAAINCFTVLAGLRLRGENCEYNMFVLDGDVYRTEEEQEARLKAVLTGNDEHAKSLRKLSLEKIKCLNLPENTKPEKYIHSVVISLEGTDNNEFNEIIGVAKQIVAVDDSHKYVDDIINRLDWNRDVGLSKIIDLFSSTQEWIGYVANVKDWLTLQIPLVEETTSSREV, from the coding sequence ATGTCAATTTCTCAACAACGATTGCATAAGCTAGAGATAAAAAAGCTCAAGAATGTCAAAGACGTTTGCATTTCATTTGAGAGTAGAAATATAACAGGTATCCTTGGTCCAAACGGGTATGGAAAATCAACTATTCTTCATGCCCTAGCCTGCTGCTTTCAACCACCAACTGAAGGACAAGAAGACTATAAATTTAGCAACTTTTTTCTGCCAAGCCCTGATGCGTTATGGGAAGGTAGTGAGTTAAAGCTAGTCCATACGTACAGGCAGTCATCTCACCTACACGAAAATGTAGAGCAGATCTACGGAAAGAGTAGCGATCGGTGGAAACCAATATATAAAAGACGACCTACAAGGAATGTACATTACTTCGGCGTAGATAGTTGTGTTCCACTCATCGAAGCAGAAAAACGAAATGTAAAAATCAACTACTCAACCAAGAATATAAGTGAAGATATTGTTACTACGATACTAGAAAAAGCATCTTATTGTCTCAACAGGCAATATACGGCTTATAATATTCATGACCCTGGCAAAGGGAGGAAATTTATTGGCGTTGAAGCTAACGGGATTAGATACTCTGCCCTGAGCATGAGTGCCGGAGAACAAAAAATATTTTTACTACTAGAAAGAGTTTTTAGAGCAGCGAAAAATAGCCTTATTCTTATAGATGAACTCGATCTCCTTTTACATGATTCAGCAATGAAGAATCTAATAAAAGTGGTATCTGAAAGAGCACTAAGCTATAATCTTCAAGTGATATTCACGACGCATAGAGAATCAATCATTGAGTTGTCAGACTTAATTAATATAAGGCATATCTTTGGCACCTCAGAAAAAACCCTATGCTTTGACGATACAAAACCAGATGCAATAAATCGTTTGACAGGGACTCAGCCTAGATTACTTGAGGTTTTTGTTGAAGACGATCTTGCCGTAACAATCATCAAAAAGGTGGCAGGTCAATTAGGTATTTCTAGGCATGTTTCCGTACAAAGATTTGGCGCAGCTATCAATTGTTTTACAGTCCTAGCTGGATTACGCCTACGCGGTGAAAATTGCGAGTATAATATGTTTGTGCTAGATGGAGATGTTTATAGAACCGAAGAAGAACAGGAGGCACGATTAAAAGCTGTTTTAACTGGAAATGATGAACATGCAAAATCACTTCGGAAGCTTAGTCTTGAAAAAATAAAATGTTTGAATCTTCCAGAAAATACTAAACCCGAAAAGTACATTCACAGCGTAGTTATTAGCTTAGAAGGCACTGATAATAACGAATTCAATGAAATAATTGGGGTAGCAAAGCAGATCGTAGCTGTTGATGACAGCCATAAGTATGTAGACGATATAATAAACAGACTTGATTGGAATAGAGATGTTGGGTTATCAAAAATCATCGATCTCTTTAGCTCCACCCAAGAGTGGATCGGCTATGTTGCTAATGTGAAAGATTGGTTAACTTTACAGATACCACTAGTGGAGGAAACTACATCGTCGCGCGAGGTCTAA